One genomic segment of Ignavibacteriota bacterium includes these proteins:
- a CDS encoding bifunctional riboflavin kinase/FAD synthetase, producing MEIIREINTELQLKSSVVTIGTFDGLHVGHLKIIENLKKKAKELNLKSVVITFYPHPRVVLGEGNEVKLLTPIDEKIKLFEKLEIDYLYIIPFTKEFSKKTYQEFVDEIVIGKVKAKFLIIGYDHKFGKNREGDGNKLHDYLEGKFLDMSIVGSEEIENEPVSSTKIREAIKNDNLDFANKMLGRYYFIDGIVVEGAKRGRTLGYPTANLKPSENNKLIPPNGVYFVKVLQNNQNFFGVANIGLRPTFNNVKEPITEVFIFDFNKEIYGDNISIEFIKKFRNEKKFKSIEELEIQIKKDVEVAKSLINEFN from the coding sequence ATGGAAATTATTAGAGAAATCAACACAGAATTGCAGCTTAAAAGCAGCGTTGTAACAATCGGCACTTTTGATGGATTGCATGTTGGTCATCTAAAAATAATTGAAAATCTTAAAAAGAAAGCGAAAGAATTAAATTTAAAAAGTGTTGTAATTACTTTTTATCCTCATCCGAGAGTTGTTTTGGGCGAAGGAAACGAAGTAAAACTTTTAACTCCGATTGATGAAAAAATAAAATTATTTGAAAAATTAGAAATTGATTATTTATACATTATTCCATTTACAAAAGAATTTTCGAAAAAAACATATCAAGAATTTGTTGATGAAATTGTAATTGGTAAAGTAAAAGCAAAATTTTTAATAATTGGTTATGATCATAAATTTGGAAAAAATAGAGAAGGCGACGGAAATAAGTTACATGATTATCTTGAAGGAAAGTTTTTAGACATGTCAATTGTTGGTTCGGAAGAAATTGAAAATGAACCGGTTAGCAGTACAAAAATCCGCGAAGCAATAAAAAATGATAATTTAGATTTTGCTAATAAAATGCTTGGGAGATATTATTTTATTGATGGAATTGTTGTTGAAGGTGCTAAACGCGGAAGAACTTTAGGATATCCAACAGCAAATTTAAAACCTTCGGAAAATAATAAATTAATTCCGCCAAACGGAGTTTACTTTGTTAAGGTTTTGCAAAATAATCAAAACTTTTTTGGCGTTGCAAATATTGGTTTACGACCAACTTTTAACAATGTAAAAGAACCAATTACGGAAGTTTTTATATTTGATTTTAATAAAGAAATTTACGGAGATAATATTTCAATTGAATTTATTAAAAAATTTAGAAACGAGAAAAAGT
- the truB gene encoding tRNA pseudouridine(55) synthase TruB, with protein MIITKTTTKINPSELSEGAVLLIDKPKNRSSFFVVNVIRKKFGIKKVGHAGTLDPAATGLLIVCIGKKTKEINQFQEMHKVYSGTITLGASTISMDSETELNNVIEVKNLDENKILEIKNSFVGEIEQVPPMFSALKHKGKSLYKYARKGIEIERNPRKVLIYRFDIKEIKIPDLTFEIECSKGTYIRVIANDFGIKTGFGGYLSELRRTKIGEFKVEDSFTLDEIEKLEFTNN; from the coding sequence ATGATAATAACGAAAACGACGACAAAAATTAATCCTTCTGAATTATCCGAAGGAGCTGTTCTTTTAATTGATAAACCGAAAAATAGATCATCTTTTTTTGTTGTAAATGTTATAAGAAAAAAGTTTGGAATAAAAAAAGTTGGTCACGCCGGAACTCTGGATCCCGCAGCAACCGGTTTATTAATTGTTTGTATTGGAAAAAAAACTAAAGAAATTAATCAATTTCAAGAAATGCATAAAGTTTATTCTGGAACTATTACATTAGGCGCTTCAACAATTTCAATGGATAGCGAAACTGAATTAAATAACGTAATAGAAGTTAAAAATTTAGATGAAAATAAAATTCTTGAAATAAAAAATTCCTTTGTTGGAGAGATTGAACAAGTTCCTCCAATGTTTTCTGCATTAAAACATAAAGGGAAATCACTTTATAAATATGCAAGAAAAGGAATTGAGATTGAACGAAATCCGAGAAAAGTTTTAATCTATAGATTTGATATAAAAGAAATTAAAATTCCGGATTTGACTTTTGAAATTGAATGTTCAAAAGGAACATACATAAGAGTTATTGCAAATGATTTTGGAATTAAAACAGGTTTCGGCGGTTATTTAAGTGAATTAAGAAGAACTAAAATTGGCGAATTTAAAGTTGAAGATTCTTTCACTTTGGATGAAATTGAAAAATTAGAATTTACAAATAATTAA
- the rbfA gene encoding 30S ribosome-binding factor RbfA, which produces MMSLRQEKISNLVKETLSLIFLQKVQDPNLGFITILRAKVSPDLKIANVYISVYEKEKRKYVMEHIESIKGFLRSELAKRVDLRITPELNFFLDETQDYVDKMNEILNSIKHDNNENDDKN; this is translated from the coding sequence ATAATGTCATTACGTCAAGAAAAAATATCGAACCTTGTAAAAGAAACTTTGAGTTTAATTTTTTTACAAAAAGTTCAAGATCCTAATTTAGGATTCATTACAATTTTACGTGCTAAGGTTAGTCCCGATCTAAAAATTGCGAATGTTTACATTTCAGTTTATGAAAAAGAAAAACGTAAATATGTTATGGAACATATTGAATCAATAAAAGGATTTTTGAGATCTGAATTGGCAAAAAGAGTGGATTTAAGAATTACTCCGGAGCTTAATTTCTTCTTAGATGAAACGCAAGATTATGTTGATAAAATGAATGAGATTTTGAATTCGATAAAACATGATAATAACGAAAACGACGACAAAAATTAA
- the infB gene encoding translation initiation factor IF-2, with product MSDDKLKKLRIYKFAAEYNLSTDSLVEFLKSKNYNVKSHASLLTDEMIDDIRVHFKKDIEKSEHHYRKITEFQRSLGNIKKEEEPTPVKETEIVEVVVAVQEQENEETVKEEIVFEQTSEVEEKINEEVKEKIESDEIKTETEQPIPVEEKIGSFKTQSEIELQKRKSGLKIVGKMDLQSERKPVKPLKEKEIPQTKAVEVVAPVVEESEDDPDGKKRKKKLKAKNKSKSIEISEESLKAKKNKKVKKFVIDKREVDASIKRTLQGVGNTGIGGRAAVRKKKRKEKHEIEDEIFEQKQIEKNTKISVTEFIAVNELANLMKVSVSEVISKCIGLGLMVSINQRLDVETITLIADDFGFEVEFQEEYTSDVLADSNDPEETLESRPPIVTIMGHVDHGKTSLLDYIRKANVVAGEAGGITQHIGAYKVELSEGKEIAFLDTPGHEAFTAMRARGAKVTDIVILIVAADDAVMPQTVEAINHSLAAGVPIIIAINKVDKPSSNIDKIKQQLADRKVLVEDWGGKYQCVEISAKTGLNIDLLLEKILLEAELLDLKANYKRLARGTVIETQLDKGRGITSTILIQKGIMRVGDPFVAGNYHGRVRAMFDERNYKISEAGPSTPVLVLGFEGAPQAGDTFVVVESEREAREVAIKRQQLQREQDQRQVRMVTLDDIASRIGKGELKDLPLIVKGDVDGSVEALSDSLMKLSNSEVRVQVIHKGVGAISEGDVLLATASSAIIIGFHVRPNINARRLAENEKVDIRLYNIIYDAINEVKSALEGMLSPIISEKLVATIEVRETFKVPKVGTIAGCYVQDGKILRNNKIRLFRDGIKIYEGHLSTLKRFKDDVREVDAGYECGLNINNFNDIKIGDVIESYELVETKQKLE from the coding sequence ATGTCTGATGATAAACTAAAGAAATTAAGAATTTATAAATTTGCGGCTGAGTATAATCTTTCAACGGATTCGTTGGTTGAATTTTTAAAGTCTAAAAATTATAATGTAAAATCTCATGCTTCACTTTTAACTGATGAAATGATTGATGATATCCGTGTACATTTCAAAAAGGATATTGAAAAATCTGAACATCATTATAGAAAAATTACAGAGTTCCAAAGAAGTCTCGGGAATATTAAAAAAGAAGAAGAGCCAACTCCAGTAAAGGAAACAGAAATTGTTGAAGTTGTTGTAGCAGTTCAAGAACAAGAAAATGAAGAAACTGTTAAAGAAGAAATTGTATTTGAGCAAACTTCAGAAGTAGAAGAAAAAATAAATGAAGAAGTAAAAGAAAAAATTGAATCTGATGAAATTAAAACAGAGACTGAGCAACCAATTCCGGTAGAAGAAAAAATTGGAAGTTTCAAAACTCAATCAGAAATAGAACTTCAGAAACGAAAATCCGGATTGAAAATTGTCGGAAAAATGGATCTTCAATCAGAAAGAAAACCAGTTAAACCATTAAAAGAGAAAGAAATTCCCCAAACAAAAGCTGTTGAAGTAGTTGCTCCGGTTGTTGAAGAAAGTGAAGATGATCCGGACGGTAAAAAAAGAAAGAAAAAATTAAAAGCTAAAAATAAATCCAAATCCATAGAAATAAGTGAAGAGTCTTTAAAAGCAAAGAAAAATAAAAAAGTTAAAAAGTTTGTTATCGATAAAAGAGAAGTTGATGCATCAATAAAAAGAACTTTACAGGGTGTTGGAAATACGGGAATTGGCGGAAGAGCAGCGGTTAGGAAAAAGAAAAGAAAAGAAAAACATGAGATTGAAGATGAAATTTTTGAACAAAAACAAATAGAAAAAAACACAAAAATTTCAGTTACTGAGTTTATTGCGGTTAATGAATTAGCAAATTTGATGAAAGTTTCCGTAAGCGAAGTAATTTCCAAATGTATTGGTTTGGGATTAATGGTTTCAATAAATCAAAGATTAGATGTTGAGACAATCACTTTAATAGCTGATGATTTTGGTTTTGAAGTTGAATTTCAAGAAGAATATACTTCTGATGTTCTTGCTGATAGTAACGATCCTGAAGAAACATTAGAATCACGCCCGCCCATTGTTACAATTATGGGACATGTTGATCACGGTAAAACATCTCTGCTTGACTATATAAGAAAAGCAAATGTTGTTGCGGGTGAAGCTGGCGGAATTACACAACATATTGGTGCATATAAAGTTGAACTTAGTGAAGGAAAAGAAATTGCATTTTTAGATACTCCCGGTCACGAAGCTTTTACGGCTATGCGAGCAAGGGGAGCAAAGGTTACGGACATTGTAATTTTAATTGTTGCTGCTGATGATGCCGTAATGCCTCAAACAGTTGAAGCAATAAATCACTCGCTTGCAGCTGGTGTACCAATTATTATTGCAATTAATAAAGTTGATAAACCAAGTTCTAATATTGATAAAATTAAACAACAATTAGCCGATAGAAAAGTGTTGGTTGAAGATTGGGGCGGAAAATATCAGTGTGTGGAAATTTCTGCAAAAACCGGTTTAAATATTGATCTTCTTTTAGAAAAAATTCTTCTGGAAGCTGAATTACTTGACCTAAAAGCAAATTATAAAAGATTAGCAAGAGGAACAGTAATTGAAACCCAATTAGATAAAGGGAGAGGAATTACTTCAACGATATTAATTCAAAAAGGAATTATGAGAGTCGGTGATCCGTTTGTTGCCGGAAATTATCATGGAAGAGTTAGAGCTATGTTTGATGAAAGAAATTATAAAATTTCTGAAGCTGGTCCATCCACTCCGGTTTTAGTTTTAGGATTTGAAGGCGCGCCGCAAGCTGGCGATACTTTTGTAGTTGTTGAATCAGAAAGAGAAGCAAGAGAAGTTGCAATTAAACGTCAGCAATTACAAAGAGAACAAGATCAGCGACAAGTTAGAATGGTAACTTTAGATGATATTGCAAGCAGAATTGGCAAAGGTGAATTAAAAGATCTTCCACTTATTGTTAAAGGTGATGTGGACGGCTCGGTTGAAGCACTATCAGATTCCTTAATGAAATTATCAAATAGTGAAGTTAGAGTTCAAGTAATTCACAAAGGAGTTGGAGCAATTTCTGAAGGCGACGTTCTTTTAGCTACTGCATCAAGTGCAATAATTATTGGATTCCATGTTAGACCAAATATAAATGCCCGCAGACTTGCAGAAAATGAAAAAGTTGATATCAGATTGTATAATATTATTTACGATGCAATCAATGAAGTTAAATCTGCGTTGGAAGGAATGCTTTCACCAATTATTTCAGAAAAACTTGTTGCAACTATTGAAGTTAGAGAAACTTTCAAAGTTCCTAAAGTTGGAACAATTGCCGGATGTTATGTTCAAGATGGAAAAATATTAAGAAATAATAAAATTAGATTATTTAGAGACGGAATAAAAATTTACGAAGGTCATCTTTCAACATTGAAAAGATTTAAAGACGATGTGCGCGAAGTTGATGCCGGATATGAGTGTGGGTTAAACATAAATAACTTTAATGATATTAAAATCGGCGACGTTATTGAATCATACGAACTTGTTGAAACAAAACAGAAACTTGAATAA
- the nusA gene encoding transcription termination factor NusA has protein sequence MNSSIVESFSYMVREKGLDKDVLGGIIEDVFGVLVKKQYGQEAKFEVVVNMDKGDIEIFLEREIVEEVNDPNTEISIDEVNAKGNEDELEVGEDFIEKIDLSAFGRRHINLARQNLNQRIREIEKEIVYKEYSEMIGEIVVGDIYQVRKNDILVNHNKNELILPRSEQILREKYRKGDTIRAVIKEIKKTPNGPIIVISRADNLFLKRLFEIEIPEIYDGIIEIKDIAREPGERAKVSVVSHDARIDAVGACVGMKGVRIHAIVRELSNENIDVINYSDDPIIYIQRAIAPAKIKQLELDEDEKSCTVTADSDQVSLLVGRNGVNIRLAIKLTGYEIEIIREEKHFDEYEDDIELVSLREELGSDIVDLLINNRFDTAVEVLSAGVDKLKEIEELDEAKAKEIIEIIKSQFEEEE, from the coding sequence ATGAATAGTTCTATTGTTGAATCGTTTTCCTATATGGTAAGAGAAAAAGGTTTAGATAAAGACGTCCTCGGGGGAATTATAGAAGATGTTTTTGGCGTACTTGTTAAAAAACAATATGGTCAAGAAGCTAAGTTTGAAGTTGTTGTAAACATGGATAAAGGTGATATCGAAATTTTCCTCGAAAGAGAAATTGTTGAGGAAGTTAATGATCCAAATACAGAAATTAGTATTGATGAAGTTAACGCAAAAGGAAACGAGGATGAACTTGAAGTAGGCGAAGATTTTATTGAGAAAATTGATTTAAGCGCTTTTGGAAGAAGACATATAAATCTTGCCCGACAAAATTTGAATCAGAGAATTAGAGAAATTGAAAAAGAAATTGTTTATAAAGAATATTCAGAAATGATTGGCGAAATTGTTGTTGGTGATATTTATCAAGTTAGGAAAAATGATATTCTCGTAAACCATAATAAGAACGAATTGATCTTGCCTCGCTCAGAACAAATACTTAGAGAAAAATATAGAAAAGGCGATACAATCCGTGCAGTAATTAAAGAAATAAAGAAAACTCCAAACGGACCTATTATAGTTATTTCAAGAGCAGATAATCTTTTCTTAAAACGATTATTCGAAATTGAAATTCCGGAAATTTATGATGGAATTATAGAAATAAAAGATATTGCTAGAGAACCCGGAGAAAGAGCAAAAGTTTCCGTTGTTTCTCACGATGCAAGAATTGATGCAGTAGGCGCTTGCGTTGGAATGAAAGGCGTAAGAATTCATGCAATAGTTAGAGAATTAAGCAATGAAAATATTGATGTAATTAACTATTCCGATGATCCAATTATTTATATTCAAAGAGCAATTGCTCCAGCAAAAATAAAACAATTAGAATTGGATGAAGATGAAAAAAGCTGCACGGTTACAGCCGATAGCGATCAAGTTTCATTACTTGTTGGAAGAAACGGAGTAAATATTAGACTAGCGATAAAATTAACAGGTTATGAAATTGAAATTATCCGCGAAGAAAAACATTTTGATGAATATGAAGATGACATAGAATTGGTAAGCTTAAGAGAAGAATTGGGTTCAGACATTGTTGATTTACTTATTAACAATAGATTTGATACAGCAGTTGAAGTTCTTTCTGCCGGAGTTGATAAATTAAAAGAAATCGAAGAACTAGACGAAGCAAAAGCAAAAGAAATTATTGAAATTATTAAAAGTCAATTTGAAGAAGAAGAATAA
- the proC gene encoding pyrroline-5-carboxylate reductase has product MSVKKVISIIGCGNIGSAIANGLVKSNYKPSNIYLTKRKSEDFEEFKNLGFKTTTENKKAVSQSEIIILAVTPQQLNVVLEDIKSAIQPEKHIVMSVVSGASIKQIKKHLASEVPVVRVMPNTAIAIQESMTCICADEKDVESVKIAKQIFDSVGKTIQINEDLMGAATALCACGTAFFLRAVRAASQGGIEIGFHAHEALIMAAQTAKGASSMLLKEGKHPEREIDKVTTPQGITISGLNQMEHNGFSSSMIKGIVTAAEKAQKIYANND; this is encoded by the coding sequence ATGAGTGTTAAAAAAGTTATTTCAATTATTGGTTGCGGAAATATTGGCTCTGCAATTGCAAATGGATTAGTAAAATCAAATTATAAACCAAGTAATATTTATTTAACTAAGAGAAAATCGGAAGATTTTGAAGAGTTTAAAAATCTTGGTTTTAAGACAACAACAGAAAATAAAAAAGCTGTATCACAATCAGAAATTATTATTCTTGCCGTTACTCCTCAGCAATTAAATGTTGTTTTGGAAGATATAAAATCAGCAATTCAGCCGGAAAAACATATTGTAATGTCGGTAGTTTCCGGTGCTTCAATCAAGCAAATTAAAAAACATTTGGCTAGCGAAGTTCCGGTTGTGAGAGTTATGCCGAATACAGCAATTGCAATTCAGGAATCAATGACGTGCATTTGCGCAGATGAAAAAGATGTTGAATCTGTAAAAATTGCAAAACAAATTTTTGATTCAGTCGGAAAAACAATTCAAATTAATGAAGATTTGATGGGAGCCGCAACTGCATTATGTGCTTGCGGAACAGCGTTTTTCTTACGCGCAGTTCGCGCAGCTTCACAAGGAGGAATTGAAATTGGATTTCATGCACATGAGGCTTTAATAATGGCGGCGCAAACAGCAAAAGGCGCTTCATCAATGCTGCTCAAAGAAGGAAAACATCCCGAACGCGAAATTGATAAAGTTACAACTCCGCAGGGAATTACAATTTCCGGTTTGAATCAAATGGAGCATAACGGATTTAGTTCATCAATGATAAAAGGAATTGTTACTGCGGCAGAGAAAGCACAAAAAATTTATGCAAATAATGATTAG
- the hemW gene encoding radical SAM family heme chaperone HemW gives MKNTAIYIHIPFCDHKCIYCDFYSLINYENVEEYLKSLKLEIKFYAEKYSQDRIVNSIFFGGGTPSFMAPNYIGEIINEIFKNFIIAENVEITLETNPGTVDKIKLLDFKKSGINRISIGIQTFDESELKFLTRIHDKKTAIETVENSTEIGIENINIDLIFNLPNQTKKTWEENLNIAVNLPIKHISAYSLILEKGTILNKLVLDGKVKMASEKYDAELYQYTMDFLTSKNFIQYEISNFAKPGFECLHNKFYWEYKDYIGFGTAAHSFVNGERWWNYSSLNKYIAEIKLNHNAKRGFEILSQNQMLDEFVMLALRSNGIKISEITKYSKSWILEKKNIIDNFVKENYLKQNDDLIFCTKKGYIICDEIISKLI, from the coding sequence TTGAAAAACACGGCAATTTATATTCATATTCCTTTCTGTGATCACAAATGTATTTATTGTGATTTTTATTCACTCATTAATTATGAAAATGTTGAAGAATATTTAAAATCATTAAAACTAGAAATAAAATTTTACGCCGAAAAATATTCTCAAGATAGAATTGTAAACTCAATATTTTTTGGCGGAGGAACTCCGTCTTTTATGGCTCCAAATTATATCGGAGAAATTATTAATGAAATTTTCAAGAATTTCATCATTGCTGAAAATGTTGAAATCACTTTAGAAACAAATCCTGGAACAGTTGATAAAATAAAATTGCTTGATTTCAAAAAAAGTGGAATTAACCGGATAAGCATCGGCATACAAACTTTTGATGAAAGTGAATTGAAATTTCTTACAAGAATTCATGATAAAAAAACTGCAATTGAAACTGTTGAAAATTCTACAGAAATTGGAATTGAAAATATCAACATTGATTTAATTTTTAATCTTCCAAATCAAACAAAAAAAACTTGGGAAGAAAATTTAAATATTGCGGTAAATCTGCCGATCAAACATATTTCTGCGTATAGTTTAATTTTAGAAAAAGGTACTATTTTAAATAAATTAGTTTTAGATGGAAAAGTTAAAATGGCTTCTGAAAAATATGATGCCGAACTTTATCAATATACAATGGATTTTTTGACGAGTAAAAATTTTATTCAATACGAAATTTCAAATTTTGCTAAACCGGGTTTTGAATGTTTACACAATAAATTTTATTGGGAATATAAAGATTACATTGGCTTCGGAACCGCTGCTCATTCTTTTGTAAATGGAGAAAGATGGTGGAATTATTCAAGTCTTAACAAATATATTGCTGAAATCAAATTGAATCATAATGCAAAAAGGGGTTTTGAAATTCTTTCGCAAAATCAAATGTTAGATGAATTTGTAATGCTGGCTTTAAGAAGTAATGGAATCAAAATTTCTGAAATTACAAAATATTCTAAAAGTTGGATTCTTGAAAAAAAGAATATTATTGACAATTTTGTTAAAGAAAATTATCTAAAACAAAATGATGATTTAATTTTCTGCACAAAAAAAGGATATATTATTTGCGATGAAATAATTTCCAAATTGATTTAA
- the recN gene encoding DNA repair protein RecN translates to MLTSLEIKDYALIEKIHVNFGSGLNIITGETGAGKSILIGALSLLLGERASSETVRKGAEKSVIEGIFEIGSNKKVSKLLEENEIENTAELILRREISVKGTNRCFVNDSPVQLTFVKQIGNLLIDLHGQHDHQSLLRNETHIDFLDEFCDLENEFIEFTNLKKQLSGILSQINTLKSNEKNLKEKAELYQFQLKEINAVSPVENEDVNIEKELLILENSEKLFETSSQIYSSLYDDENSVFEILTEIKNKIDDLKKIDESFIPKFDDANSALELLKDIAHFTRDYKDKIDIDPEKIEELRARSGAIYLLKKKYGGTLENVLLHKNRIEEELNIAENFSDKIESLSKEVNLIREKIKNVSQKISEKRKKESGKIEKEIVKMLSFLGINDSKFKIDFSFDKNVTSENYINLNSHKINLQNNGIDIVEFYISTNLGEDLKPLSKIASGGEISRVMLAIKSVLANTEKLPLLIFDEIDTGVSGRIAQKVGKVLSELSQSHQIISITHLPQIAAFANQHFSVEKEIKGERVISKLISLNPENRITEIAKLLSGEKITQNNIDAAKELISNIRN, encoded by the coding sequence ATGCTAACTTCATTGGAAATAAAAGATTACGCGCTGATTGAAAAAATCCATGTTAATTTTGGCAGCGGATTAAATATTATTACCGGCGAAACTGGCGCGGGAAAATCAATTTTAATTGGTGCGCTTAGTTTGCTGCTCGGTGAAAGAGCTTCTTCGGAAACTGTTAGAAAAGGTGCGGAAAAATCCGTAATTGAAGGAATTTTTGAAATCGGCAGCAATAAAAAAGTATCAAAATTATTGGAAGAAAATGAAATTGAAAATACTGCTGAATTAATTTTAAGAAGGGAAATTTCCGTAAAAGGTACAAATAGATGTTTTGTTAATGATTCTCCGGTTCAGCTTACTTTTGTAAAGCAAATTGGAAATTTGTTGATAGACCTTCACGGGCAGCATGATCATCAATCGCTTTTAAGAAATGAAACTCACATTGATTTTCTTGATGAATTCTGCGATTTGGAAAATGAATTTATCGAATTTACAAATCTAAAAAAACAGCTTTCCGGAATTTTATCGCAAATAAATACGCTAAAATCAAACGAAAAAAATCTTAAAGAAAAAGCCGAACTTTATCAATTTCAGTTAAAGGAAATTAATGCGGTTTCTCCCGTAGAAAATGAAGATGTAAATATTGAAAAAGAACTTTTAATTTTAGAAAATTCCGAAAAACTTTTTGAAACTTCATCCCAAATTTATTCTTCACTTTATGATGATGAAAATTCCGTTTTTGAAATTCTTACGGAAATTAAAAATAAAATTGATGACTTAAAAAAAATTGATGAAAGTTTTATTCCAAAGTTTGATGATGCAAATTCCGCGTTGGAATTGCTGAAAGATATTGCACATTTTACAAGAGATTATAAAGATAAAATTGATATTGATCCCGAAAAAATTGAAGAATTACGAGCCAGATCCGGAGCAATTTATTTGCTTAAGAAAAAATACGGCGGAACTTTAGAAAATGTACTTCTTCATAAAAATAGAATTGAAGAAGAATTAAATATTGCCGAAAATTTTTCCGATAAAATTGAAAGTTTATCAAAAGAAGTAAATTTAATTAGAGAAAAAATTAAAAATGTTTCGCAAAAAATTAGTGAAAAACGAAAAAAAGAATCCGGGAAAATTGAGAAAGAAATTGTAAAAATGCTTAGTTTCCTTGGGATTAATGATTCCAAATTTAAAATTGATTTTAGTTTTGATAAAAATGTAACTTCAGAAAATTATATAAATCTAAATTCTCACAAAATAAATCTGCAAAATAACGGAATTGATATTGTTGAATTTTATATTTCCACAAACTTAGGCGAAGATTTAAAACCGCTATCCAAAATTGCTTCTGGAGGAGAAATTTCACGTGTTATGCTTGCAATTAAAAGTGTTCTTGCAAACACAGAAAAATTGCCGTTATTAATTTTTGATGAAATTGATACGGGCGTTAGCGGAAGAATTGCTCAAAAAGTTGGAAAAGTTTTAAGTGAACTTTCTCAATCACATCAAATAATTTCCATAACACATTTGCCGCAGATTGCAGCTTTTGCAAATCAACATTTTTCTGTTGAAAAAGAAATAAAAGGCGAACGCGTAATTAGCAAATTAATTTCACTTAATCCGGAAAATAGAATTACTGAAATTGCAAAATTATTAAGCGGCGAAAAAATAACTCAAAATAATATTGATGCGGCAAAAGAGTTAATTTCAAACATTAGAAATTGA